From the Primulina tabacum isolate GXHZ01 chromosome 15, ASM2559414v2, whole genome shotgun sequence genome, one window contains:
- the LOC142525865 gene encoding uncharacterized protein LOC142525865: MAGRPLRNNRNPRYANINNRNDNVGDPNADGNPPPRVGLSQVDLMAIATIVATTIQGLGNTNGNGNQQPQPPPAHNGIKHHYESLRKNRCPVFKEDADPESSQNWLKSVETQLRLLEIPETLKVEVIIPFLEDKASKWWETVSPTLTAAGAITWQQFRDIFLKQYFPAKVRLQKLSEFENFSQTPDMSVVDYTSRFNSLGTYAPTIMADDTLKMHRFKRGLSSRIQSALAVYQPTSFADLMGAAIRSETDIKRREDENKNKRPLTGQSSQGKPPFKRPNQSSGSFKGASSHPAYQELKMCPKCNNRHSGECHRQTGACFNCGKLGHQIANCPEPLKRSTKPNADANLNKPRENKPNARVFAITQEEADDANDVVAGTIFVNEMPAYVLFDSGATHSFISKRFTKKLRLTPELLVEPFRVATPTSKTIETHRVHRKCKICINEHLFQAELIQLNMVEFDIILGMDWLARNNTMVDCKGKSVRLRTPNQKEVVYRGKSKEPKSLLSASQAWKAINLEKISI; this comes from the coding sequence atggccggAAGACCTCTACGAAACAATCGCAACCCGCGGTACGCAAACATTAACAACCGCAACGATAATGTTGGAGATCCAAATGCTGACGGCAATCCACCACCCAGAGTGGGCCTGAGCCAAGTAGatttgatggctatagccaccaTAGTGGCAACAACTATCCAGGGTTTGGGAAACACCAATGGTAACGGTAATCAGCAGCCTCAACCACCACCGGCACACAATGGGATCAAGCACCATTATGAGTCCCTTCGTAAGAACCGTTGCCCAGTGTTCAAGGAAGACGCCGACCCTGAAAGTAGCCAGAATTGGTTGAAAAGTGTGGAAACCCAGCTGCGACTATTAGAGATACCCGAGACACTCAAAGTAGAGGTGATAATACCATTCCTTGAAGATAAGGCGAGCAAGTGGTGGGAAACAGTCTCACCTACCCTGACAGCCGCCGGAGCAATCACCTGGCAACAATTCAGAGATATCTTTCTCAAACAGTATTTCCCAGCAAAAGTCAGACTACAGAAATTGAGCGAGTTTGAGAACTTCTCGCAAACTCCAGACATGTCAGTAGTAGATTACACCTCCCGATTCAACTCCCTTGGAACCTATGCACCCACTATCATGGCTGATGACACcttgaaaatgcatcggttcAAGCGTGGTCTGAGTAGCCGTATCCAGTCAGCTTTAGCAGTTTACCAACCCACGAGCTTTGCTGATCTGATGGGCGCAGCAATAAGATCCGAGACAGACATCAAGCGCCGGGAGGATGAGAACAAGAATAAGCGACCTCTCACTGGACAGTCATCTCAAGGGAAACCACCATTCAAAAGACCAAACCAATCCAGTGGGTCATTCAAAGGTGCTTCGTCCCACCCAGCTTACCAAGAACTAAAGATGTGCCCCAAATGTAATAATCGTCATTCTGGAGAATGCCACCGACAGACGGGAGCATGTTTCAATTGTGGGAAATTAGGGCATCAAATTGCTAACTGCCCCGAGCCATTGAAGAGAAGTACCAAGCCTAATGCTGATGCTAACCTCAACAAGCCAAGGGAGAATAAGCCCAACGCTCGTGTGTTTGCAATAACTCAAGAAGAAGCAGATGATGCAAACGATGTCGTGGCAGGTACCATTTTTGTCAATGAAATGCCAGCTTATGTTTTGTTTGACAGTGGTGCTACTCATTCATTTATATCTAAAAGGTTCACTAAGAAACTAAGGCTTACACCTGAATTACTAGTCGAACCATTTAGAGTAGCAACTCCTACTAGTAAGACAATCGAAACGCATAGAGTGCACCGAAAGTGTAAAATCTGTATCAATGAGCACCTATTCCAAGCAGAATTGATacaactaaacatggtggagTTCGATATCATcttaggaatggattggttagcaagaAACAATACGATGGTAGATTGCAAGGGAAAGAGTGTTAGGCTCCGAACCCCGAACCAAAAAGAGGTCGTGTATCGTGGCAAATCCAAGGAACCGAAGTCACTTCTTTCCGCATCCCAAGCATGGAAAGCCATAAATTTGGAGAAGATATCTATCTAG